The genomic region GTGTGAAACTCATGGACCACAAAGGCGGCTAGAGATGAAGAGTCAAGTTTTGCTTGAAGCGCAGTCCCGCATATCGCGGCCAACAACTGGTATCGGACTGCGCCCCACCTCGATTCTGTTGGCACTCCAGTCTCTCCGACCATCTGAAGGAGAGCCTGAATCCTCTCGGGAGCCTTGGTGGAAATCCCAGACTCGCGTCGTTTCATCGCCCGTCGCCAGTATTCAGCTACGGTTTCATTTCCGAACGCTTCGTCTGCTTTGGCTTCAATGCACACCGTGAGCCGATGGACAGTTGCCTCACCTATCAGAGCGAGATCATGATTTCGCCCTTCCCCACGCTGGGGGAGGCGGGTCACCTTCTCCGGTACTCCACTCAGCAGCTTCACCCCACGGAGCCACGACGTCGAGAGGAGTAGCGTTTGAAGCTCCGCCGGAACCGATAACGTATCTCCCCGGAACCATGCCTTTGCAAGCTCCATAGCACTACGGCCCTCCTTCCACTGGTACTCTCTCTTGGGGCGTGTCCAGTCCTCCCAGCGTAGGATCGACATTCCGTCCGGTCGATACAGTGTCAGCGTCTTTGTCATCTTCTCGCTCCTGTGAGGTAGCTAGACCGCTATAACCTGATGTCAGCCACTGTATAGCACGGATCGACATTCAAACGTAGCACTTTCTAATCTCACCTAGAACTGAACCGCTACGGCGGTCAAGAACGTTCTGGGAACGGAGATTTTTCGGGAAATCCATGGCGGATAAATAGATGTGACTCCAGTCGAATGAGGAACTTATGGCCACAAACTACGGATACATCGACGTCCCCGCCACCACGCCGGAGCACTATGCCCAGCATTACGGGATCCTTGCCTTTGCCACGAACAACGGACTTGGACCTGTCCACTTCGTCAACGAGTCCGCATCGCCCCCGGTCCCCGGAACCAGCCCTGTCCTCGCCGGTATGGTTGCGGAACTGCTGCCGGAGGATACCATGTTCGTCATGACCTTCCCACCGCTCGGCAAAACGACGGTGGAGATCCTCAACGTTCTCTCCGACCTGTCTCGGCGCGGGGTTCGGGTGTACGTCGTCAACAGCGGTTTTCGGCTCGATGACAACGCGGAAGCGCATGTCGTCGGCACTGCATGTTCGTTGATCGCTCAGGTCGAAACTGAACTGGTGACTCGGCGTCCGGCTTTGAAATCGACTCAGGAGCCTCCTGCCGAAGGCCAGCCGACCCACTCCCTTCGCCGTACACGGAAGTCTCGCCTCGATGAGAAGGCCGGGGAAATTCAATCGCTCCTTGCCAGTGGAACCACGGTCGCCGAGGTGGCAAGGCTGCTGTCCGTCAATCGGCAAACCTTGAAGGACTGGTGTGAATCAAGACTTCTTTCCAAGGTACAGCCTTTAGGCTGAAAAAAGGGGCCAGCAGATCATCCACTGGCCCATCACATTTCAATTTTCCTTTCAGGCTTACCGTGCCTCTTTCGAAAATACTTCGTTCAGAGCTTGCTCATGCGCACGGTTCACGTTCGCGAGCTGCTCGGAAACGTTGAGCAGTCTCATTTGGCGGTCCAGTTCGAATTTCTCCTTTAAGTACCGGAAGAGGAGTTGCGTTTTTTGTTCCCTGATCGCCCTGAGGGAACTATGAATGTCTTCAGGCGCTTCTGTCATTTCATCTCTCATGGTTTCTCCTATGACTCAGTCTCAAAGAACTGGTCGAGTTGTCGCTCATTTTGCTCATTGATCCGCGCTTCGACCTCGTCGTCCTTCATCTTGGCAATCAGTTCGTTCAGCGCCATGTCGTCCTCCATGAATTCTGCGAGGAGGTGCGTTTTCAGGAGCATTGCTTCTTGAATCGTTTTGGGCGAGTACCGAAGTCTTGCTGCCAGCGTCGTCAGGTATTCAGTGTTGGTCATGTTGGTTCACCTCTTTTCAACTTTGATTAACTTCCACTCGTATTTATATTGTCGTGAGAGGCCGCTGCTGACCTCGGCTCCGTTGGTCCCGCTGGTACAAATCTTCATCCCCTCACCTTCTAAAACTTTGTTAAATGTGGTATATTCTCGCCCCCCTGAACCGGGGCATTGCTCTGGTTCAGTCATGTCAGAGGAAACTTTTGACGGTAACGAATGAGGCGGTGTATGACTAATCGACGCACCATAGTCATTGGCGACTGCCATGGGAATCGGAAGACTGCACTGGAGATTCTGGTGTCGCTTCGTCTGGAGAGGGGGCGGGATACAGTCATTTTCCTCGGTGATGTCATCGATAGGGGGTGTGATTCGAAGGGTGTGCTGGACCTTATTATGTCAATGCAGAGAGAAGGTTTGGCAATGATGGTGCGCGGTAACCATGAGCAGATGCTGTTGGACGCAGCCAACAGTGGGATAGAGGAAGACTATCTTGAGTTCATCAACAACGGGGGCGAAGCAACCCTACTGAGTTTCGGTGTTCCACACCCGAGCCAGATCCCCTCGGTTTATCTCAATTTCATCAGCAACACACCGCTCTTCTGGGAGAATGCAACAAACATCTGCGTTCACGCTGGATTGCCATGTAAGTTGGTGGAGCCGATTTCGGCTGCCGACCGATGGGATATGTTGTGGACAAGGACGACTTGGACGGACCCTGCATTCCTAAATGGAAAACGGCTGGTCACCGGACATCAGATTAAATCCCTGAATGAGATCCGGGGGAGTCTGGCCACCGACCATGTCTTCATTGACAACGGCTGCTACCTTGGTGCTGGGTGCAAGGGCGGAACCAAAGGAAATCTTGTGGCGCTGGTACTGGAGACGAACGAGCTTTATGTCCAGCCGAACATAGACGGGGTCCCGCTACAGGAACTTCCGAGCAAAGGAGCTTCCAAATGATCTCCATCGAGACACTTGAGTTCGCCCAAATCGTCGCCTCTCGATTCACCGCCTATGACACCCGGATCTAGTCGATGCGTCAGGTCGCAGCACGGTACGCTAAATTGGCGACAGGAAACGAGGGCTGTCGGTTCTGGCTCAGGCTCGGGAATCTCTGGACCGGCTGGTCGATCAGCAGGACTACCACGCTGCGCTCGAAGTGCCGGGATTCGCTGCCGACTTACTCGCTCTTAACCGTGCTGATCTTGCTCATCAGGTGATCAATGCCTCAATTCAGATCTCCGGGGAGCTTCGACCGAAATTCGCGGCCTCGATGTTGGCCGTTACCGCAGAGGCAGCTTTTGGAACCGGCGAGGTTGAGCTTTGCCGAGCGTTGATCGAGCAGGTGATGGAGTACGTCCATGGTCGGAGGCGATTTCGGTTCATTTACGACGACAGCTTAGACCAACTGGTTCTGCTTCTCCTACGCCTCGCGACGAAGCGCTTGGGCTTGCCCAAAAGATAATCGGCTTCCAGAGAGCGAAAGCATTCGCGGAACAGGCAAGGTTCAGCAGGGGGGATGTTCGGGAAGCATATCTGGAAGAAGCTTTTCGAATTGCCAGATCGACGCGAGCCGAGTATTCGGTGGCAAAGGTCGCTGAGGTTCTTGGGGAAGGTGGCGAGTTCGACCATGCTCGGCAGATCGGTGCGGAGATAAACAGCAGCACGTTCAGTTCGAGGCGTTGCTGACTTTGGCTGTTCACCTTTGCAACGATATGGGGGGGTGGAAGAACGAGCGATAGAAGAAAAAGGTACGTCGCCGGATAGAGCGGCTGAACGAGCAGCCTGAAACCGAACCTGTTCAGCACTGATCAGTTAGCTTTGTCTAACAGGCTCCTAAGGTACTGGTGGCCATCTCCGCTCAAAATGTCCAGCTCTCCCAAGCTCACCAGCTTCAGTTCCTCCCTCGCCCGGTTCAGGCGAGCCAGCATCGGCGGAACAATTGTGTTGGCATGTTCTACGAATTTAGCCGAATCCATCGAACAGACGGGGATCTTGTAGCCCTTCGTGCTGCTGAAAGAAACGAGCACGTACACATTCTACAGCAGTACGGGTCGATGGCACCGCACTGGTCGGCAGGAGAACTGCGGTAAGGATGTAGAAGTTGCTTACACCATCCTTCTCGGTGCTGATGCTGGTATCGCCGTATTCGTCGATGAAAACAGAAAGATCGCGCACTACTGTGGCCCTCCTCGCTCACGACTAACTTTTCAACCCGCACCCGTTCCATTTCGGCTGTAGTTTACCAATGAGGCTGTCTTCCAGCCCGGCGGCAAGGTTGATGTGGAAATCCCCGAGGTGGAGAAGACCATGATCCGGCAGCGCGTAGATTTCTACCGTGTCCCCAGATGTAATTAGGTCATTTAACAACCGATTCCCCTTGATGTTGGTGCTTTGGGTTGTACCGGGGTTCTGGTAGCCGTACATGCGCTTCTTCAGGGGCTGGGTGGTCTTCCCGACGTACAGAACCTCCCCACCCGATATGAACGCGTACAGCACGTTACGTGATTCTCCTTCGCATTCCAATGCGCAGTCCAGTTTCCCTTGAGTCAGTTGCCACCGCCCGACAGGACGGAAACCAATTTTGGTCAGTCGCTCCATCGTTACCTTCCTTTATATCTTAATTTTAACCGCTGCATCCTAGTTGTACTAATTGCATTGTTGGGAGATAGCTGCTAATGCAGCCGGGATCCCCCCCCCGGCCTTAATGTACCCCACCCAGTATGATCGTTGATATCACAGTGAAGAAAAACGAGAACGTCACCACCAAAATTGCAGCAGCTACGATACCCACCGTGATCGCCCAGTTGTGGACGCCGCCAATCTGATGGAGTGCTGGAAACAAGTTTTGCGATGTCGAATTCCGCTTCAGGTCCGAGATTTTCCCCAACACATGCCTGTAGTATAGGTAGTTGCTGACGACTCCTACAGCGATGTGCAGGAGAATGTTGACGCCCGGAACACAGAAGACCAAGAAGGTGATTGCTGACTGCCAGTACATCTTTCGGTATAGCATCCAGACGAAGGTAAACGCGAATGCCGACCAGTTCCATGTCGGTAGGAACGTCTCAGTGCCGGTGACGTTAAACTTCCTGAAACTGCCGACGTAGTATTCGGAGTTCTTGCCAACGAATGCGCGGATTTCCTCGTCGTTCACCGTCCCTACGGCGTATCCAAACGGTGCCGAGTGCAGCATGGATCCGCAGTACCGACACTTGATGGCTCCGTCCTGAATATTTTCCTTGCAATAGGGGCATATCATTTCAGCAACTCCTCAATAATATTATTGAGCATCTGGCCGAACAATATCGTCAACGTCGGAATCTGATCATTCAAGCGGTGATCGCTGTCCAGCAAATGGAGTTCCGCTCGAAACTTCCGAGCAAACCTGATCGAGTGTTCGACCGGCACGATGTCATCATTCCAGCCGTGGACAATGGTTGTCCTATCGGCGCACGGTGGCGGCTCTTGTGCTGCGTAGCCCGGAATAAAGAAAGCCGGTGCCATCAGAAACAACCCTGCTGGCTTGATCACGGACGATGCAACCGCAGAAACATACCCACCCATGCTCGAACCAACCAGCACCGTCGTATCCTGTGATCCATTCCAGATCTCCAGCAGCCGCTTTACTCGCTCATCTGGATCAGCTAGATCGGAGTAGTCCGGGCTGACGACCTCGATCCCCTTGGATCTTGCGACATCTGCCAGTGCGAGGATCTTCGATCCCCACGGACCGGATTCCTTGCCGTGTGCGAAATATACTGTTGGCATTGCTCCAACCTCCATTCTGACCCAGATAAATTCTTAGTCACTGCAATCTTCTCTGCCCCCAAACCCCATCTCTTTTTCCCAGAACCCCGGCTGGTCGTGGTGAACATACTTCATCGCATCCTGCAAACGCACGTAATACCAGCGGACGTTTTCGTCTCGCATCGACCCATCCGGGTTTTCCAGATGCTCTCGTAGCAAACAATAATATGGATCAGCCTCATCAAATGGAACGTCAACATAGATGTCCCCCGCATAGCCATGGTGGTAGAATCCACCAGACTCGGCGAATGGACCGCACATCGCCCATTGGATACCGTGTTGGTCCAGCCAGTCCCTGACCGCCCGACGTCTTGCGTCGGTTCCCCAGTTGTAGTCACATTTGGTTGATCGAGCGATGTCGTAAAAATCAAATGGATAGAATTGGATGTAAAGGACATCTCGTTGTTTTTTCCTACATATAGCATCTATATGTTCGATGATTTCAGGCATATTAATTCCTTTACAGTCAAACATAATGACAATGCGCGTAATTAACATTTCGAATCATATTTTGCAATATCACCCACCACCGCCCGTCTCCCAGCCGCAATGATCCGATGCACCGAAGCGATCCCGATGCCAAGCTCGCGTGCCACGTCCACTTTTTTCTTCCCCTCGGCGACCAGAAGCAGGACATCTTCTGTTTTCATCCGAGCAGTCGGTTTCCGACCTTTGTACGCACCGCGCTCCTTCGCCTTGGCGATACCCTCCCGCTGACGCTCCAGCATCATGTCACGTTCAAAAGTGGCTATCCCAGCCAGCATGGTTAGCATGAGTTTCCCGGTTGGTGTCGAGGTGTCGAGGTTAATATTCAGCACCCGGAACGCAACCCCCTTCTTCTCAAGGCGATCCACGATCTCAAGAAGGTGCTGGGTACTCCGGGCGATCCTGTCCAACTTGCAGCAGATGACGGTATCTCCTTCCCGAACCCAGTCCAACATCTTCGCCAGCTCTTCCCGGTTGGCATCGACTCCACTTGCTTTCTCTTCAAAGATCTTCTCGACACCAGCACCATGGAGCTGATCGAGCTGTGCATCCAGTTTCTGATTGTGTGTTGAAACCCTCGCGTATCCAACCACCGCCATATCGCACCCCCTTCCATGCTATCTTTAGCATCTAAGACGTTGTGATAGTATCAAATCCAAACTTGGATTACAATCCTAGTGGTAGTTTTTTTTCCGATGTCACAGGATCTCACTCGACCTCGGGCTATTGATACGGTGGTGGTTGGCTTCGAAGGTGTTGCTCTCGTATATCTATACACACCACTACAAATAAACCTTTCACATTACGCAACTCGTTTTTGCAGGAGCATCGCCTTCTGAGATTGGCCTGATGTAATTGAGGTTGTCGGAATTACTGGCTGTTGCAGGGATCACGAAAACGAGATGCGTAATGTGAAAGGTTAGGTTTGTATTCTATGTATTGAATAACTTCATTCAACATCCTCAGATTGTTCGCAAACCATGTTCCACTTCGTGATCGGTTCCAGTCCGTATGACGTTTCGACAACGTTCTTCATCACCTGATCGAGTTTATCGGCATGTCGTCTCTGGCAGATGAAGCTGTCGTGGACAGGGAGAATCGGAATTTCGGAAACGAGGAAGTGTTGAATCACCTGCGATGCGATGTGCGAATCGTAGAACTGGAGCATCTTACCGCAGTCGGAATTGAAGTAGTGATTGATAAGAGGATGCTTCTCGATGCACATATCAACCAGTTGGCTCGGCTTGTACTTCGGATGTCTTTTGATTTTCTTCTTGTTCTTCTTCCCCTCCTTCTCCTTCAGGTTCATGTCGCTGTTGATGCTGGCAGCAGCCTCCTTTCTGCTCTTGGCATTCAGGCATTTCAGAGTTACGGCTTTCGTTACCTTCCGCCATTCCATCCCGAGATCGGGGGCGTCGATAACATATGGATCTCCGTCGAAGAGCTTGAAACAGTCGATCCCCTCCATCAAGTAGGCGAGGAATACGTGAATCCCCTTGTAGTCGATCTCCACCGTTGGCTCCCCGTTGATCAGGATGTGCTTGCGGTAGTTGCTTTCTATTCGTAGCCACCAGCCACCGTAGAACCGTCCTCCCAGCCGCAGACTCTCGTCGTTGAAGGTGCGGGTTACGATGCGTCGGTCGAAGTTCACCCTCTCGGGAATCGGGCAGGAAAGGGAAAGAGAACTTCTGGCAAGAAGGCGGTTGTAGTCGATTAACTGCTGGTTCCACGCGAGGGTGAACTCGTCGTGAACGAATGGTATCCGATTCTTTTCATGGTCTTTGAATTTGATGAACAATGAGTCGTCGGGGATCCTGTGGTTGAGCGGTAATGCGATTGGCCGCTGTACGTCCTCGATCAAGGCGATCAGCGACGCATTGGCTCTCATGCGTGATGACTTATCTGCGTAGGTGAACCCTCTCCAGTCTTCAATGTAACCTGCGCTGTAAAGCGCATCTATGATGGCCGTAGTTACTCGGAAGCTCAACTGGAGTACATTCTTAGGGTTTTTGAGTCTGTAGCTCACCCCGTACCTTGAGTACCCGATACAGTCGTACCCGCTCATGTGGCAGGTGTACAATTTCGATAGAAGCAGCCTGATGTGGTTAGCCTGTTTGCTGTCCGGTCGGTACTTGTCGGCCCCGTAGACAACTGTCCAGATCGTGGAGATGATCTCTGGTGCATCGACTCTGTACCAGAATTCGCTGGTGTTCAGCGGGATCGAGTTGTCGAGTTCTTCTGGTGTCATCTCGCCCCCCTGCTGTGGATGTTGCTGGATGGTTGGTTGGAGCCTGAGCCACAGAAACTTCCTAGCGTTCTTCGTGAGCTACTTTTCGACATGCTCTCCAGCATTGCACGTCTGGCATGTGCGTCGTTGCGTTCCCTTTGCGTTGCAATTTTTTCCCATTTGGAACTAATTCCAGACAGATGCTCTTCTTTCATTTGCGTATTCTCCTTTGATTTCCAGCGGTTACTCTGGATGCAGTTGTCCTGATCGGTTGACGGGAGCTGAAGACGCACGTCCGCAACGACCGGAGAATGGCAAACCGGCCCAGATGTCCCGCATGGGGTTATGTGGTGAGGGGTAGTAACTGGAGCTACGAGAGGATCTACTTGGTAGGGTACTCTGACCTGCGGTCAACCATCGACTGTAACCTTCATCACCAGTGACTGTTGCTCAACCTGATTTGACCGTATCACGGGTTCCGGTAATCACCAATTAAATTATTGATTGCTGATACGGCTTCATATTGTTTTTTATGGAATCGAGATTGGATTGTTAATCCAAGATAGAATTGGAGATTTGGAAATGAGTGGAGATGTAATGTGGCAGGAGTAAAGTTGTAGAATACAGAAAGATAAAACACACAGTCGTCACGGACGACAGAGTCATTTTAATCCAGATTCGGACTGCTGTCTATTAAATTAGTCAGGTCGGTACAAGCGGAGTTCAGTTGCTGCTGGTGGATTGGTTGCTGGATGGTGTATCGGGAGGTAGACCAATAACAAAGGCTCCAGAGCGGGAATATGAGCGTCTGGTGCAGGTTTCGATGCAGGTTTGACGTGGCTCTGGGAGTGAAGTGTTACGGCGTGGGGGATGGACACCTGCTCCGATGCTCTGGTATATTGCCACATCAACTACCACACGACCGTGTCGTGTGAACATCAGGACGAAGCAGGGTGCTGGAAGAGGCTGTGGCTACTGTTGCAGGGGAAAGACTCGGGAAGTAGCTGGCTTACGAGTCGGTTGTGGTTTGGTGTGCTGGTTTGAAAGATGGTTGCTGAACCCCGATTTGAAGCCATCACAGAACCCAGTATCGCCCACCATGCAAAAAACCTCTGTAAAAAACAATAGCTTAAATAAGATGAGCCATGCTTGCACCCCCTTCTGTCACACAGGAGAATGCGATCATGGCTTCTTTTTTGCGCATCAGAAACGGTAACTTCTACCTTCGAATGAGGGTTCCCGCCGACCTCCGAAAGACCTTCCCGGACACGGAGATCTTGAAGTCACTTCGCACGAAAGATCCCAAGACAGCACGGTTGTCCGCATCGTGTTTGCGCCCACGTTTCCTCGAAGTCTTCACCCTGACCCGTTGCGGGTTCATAACTGATGATCAGGCCCGGAACCGAATCGCGGAGATGCTCAACCGGAAGCCGAAGGATGTTCTTTCAGCTTGAGGTCGTGCGATCAGAACTCGCCGATGGTTCAGTAGTTTCCCATCCTCCCCCAGCTTTCTCATCTCCCTCATAATCAAGCATGCTGATGACTTCCAGCAATAGCTTTGGTTGGTAACGCTTTCCGTATCTGCCAGATGTTATTGACGAATTTGCATGCCCTAGTATCTCTGAGATCATCACCTCTTGCACTCCGAGTTGTTTCAATCCATTGGCTACCGAATGACGAAAACTATGAAAAGTTTTTAATTTATCATCGGTTACGTACTGGCGGTTGAACCGTGAATACCAATTTCCGAGTGCGGGGCAGAAACCATCTATGTCCCGCCGGACGAGATCTGGCCAGAGTTTGATGTTCCCAGCGTTTCGCACTGTCTCCACAAATTCCAGAAGCCCTTTGTTGATCAGGCGAGGGTGGATCGGCACCAACCTCGTACTGGAGGCATTCTTCAGGCGCTTCTCGTCGAGTTCGTTGACGTCGAAACACCACACCCCGTCAACCTGTTTGATGTCGGCAACATGTAAGCCGCATATCTCGCCAAGCCGCATGCCGCTGTATGCTCCGATCAGCGGTCCCCAGTAGCGTTCGGGTTTGGACGCAGGGGAGGGGAGGACCGAGATGATTTTCCTAATGTCTTCCCTTGTGTAGGCTTTCCTCTCTTCGTCGGCCCTGCGGGTCTTTTGTATTTTCAATCCTTCAGTTGGGTTGTCGCGCCGGAAACCCTCCTTGATGCAGTGACGCATCAAGCTGCCGAGGATGGTGAGGAGCTTGTTCACAGTCGTGGTGCTCATCGGGGTGATGTTCGGTAGCGCGATCACTTGCTGGATGGTCATGCCGGGATGCTTCTTGTAGACATGAGCTGGCAGCTTGGTCAGGGTATCTCTCACGTCTCGGACGACGTCTCGGGTGATCTTTGTAACGGATTGGTCGCCGATGATGTCGAGGAGGAGCTTGAAGTAGCTCTCATACTCCAGTGCGGTCTTCGGTGTCCATGCAGATTTGTGGTCAGAGGAGTATTGTTCGATAACTTTCTTCAAGTTTGGTGCGGACGGGGAGGGGGTAGGTTGTCCTTCAACAGCTTGGGCTGAAAGAACATCCTTCGGCTTCCGGTTGAGCATCTCCGCGATTCGGTTCCGGGCCTGATCATCAGTTATGAACCCGCAACGGGTCAGGGTGAAGACTTCGAGGAAACGTGGGCGCAAACACGATGCGGACAACCGTGCTGTCTTGGGATCTTTCGTGCGAAGTGACTTCAAGATCTCCGTGTCCGGGAAGGTCTTTCGGAGGTCGGCGGGAACCCTCATTCGAAGGTAGAAGTTACCGTTTCTGATGCGCAAAAAAGAAGCCATGATCGCATTCTCCTGTGTGACAGAAGGGGGTGCAAGCATGGCTCATCTTATTTAAGCTATTGTTTTTACAGAGGTTTTTTGCATGGTGGGCGATACTGGGTTCGAACCAGTGACCCCTGCCGTGTGAAGGCAGCAAGCTTCCTCCGAGTTTAGAGGAAAATCGTCTATTTACAGGAAGTTAAGGGAGGTGTTTCGCACGAAATTGGCCCTCGGATGTGGAGAATTGGGGCGTTTGTGCCCTAATTTCTACTACGTTTCTACTACGTTCAGCTCCGAGTGGGTTTTCCACAGGCAGAGCGTAAGTGACTTCGCGAATTCCATTGTGATCCCAATTGTTTAGCCTTAGATTAAAAAAACAAACCAAAGAGCTGGGCGTAAAACTGCCAGCACAGCTTTTTAGGGCAGTCGGCGTCCAAGGACGTGGTTATGCTTTCTATATCAGTTAATGCGCTTATAACTAATTCGCCCACTCTTTACATCGATGATTTCGAACTCATATTTTTGAAAAAAAACTGTCTTGGATTCTTTGAGATCGAACTCTAAGGCTTTGCCAAAGGCAGGCTTTTTCAGCCATGCACCATCTTTTCTGTATCCGCCGTAAGGACCTGCGACCGGCTTCATATATTCTGAATAATCTAGAACCAGCTTATCTTTAGTTGCTGATCTTACTACCAATTCAACCCGTTGGGCATCTCCATAAAATACTGAGCCGAAGTGATTATCCTCTCCAGTCATTACTTCTCTTTCGAAAAATATTTCGCCAATACTGGTGTTGAGTTGCATGCCTGGGTTCTGCCCGACTCTATCGATATTTATTGGAGCGCCAGCACAGCCGAAAAGCATGAGTACAGCAAGTAAGACAAGACACAGTTTCGAGGTTGATTTCATTTTTGAGTCCTCCATGCAATTCCATGCATAACGGCGTGGGCGGTGAGCGGGTTTCACCGCTCCACCGGCCTGGTTATGTCCTGTTTTTCTCGTAAGCGGCAGTCCCTTCGTCAAGGAAATTCTCATAGAACCGCAAACCACCTTTTTGAGTGTCAGCGAAACAACCGCCAGTTTCTTCATTCTTCAAAAGGTAATCATACAAGTACACGGTGCTGTTCACTGCGGTTTGAATGAGAGGAATGTGCATTACTTCTTCGGAATCGAGATGAGCAATAAATTTGTCGCGGTAGGTCCGCATCTGATTTACATAGTCATCAAATTCTGTCTCCGTCAGTCCGAGTTCCACCAATAAGTCTCTCTCAAAAGTCACATCATCTGAGATGACCTTACGCCAAAAATGCTTCCCACGGGTATCAGCGAACAACTTGCACCACTCAAGAACGGCGATGTCAATGAAATTGCCATTTGCGTTCACCCAAAACTGGCCTTTAAATTTGGATTTCCCGTTATCCCATCCAGCTTTGTAAAAAGCTAAATTTCGAAGACAGTGACAGCAGAGAATCGCTACTCGTCGAAGATGCTGGCTTCGTGTCATACATACCTCACACCATCAGAAAAGTCAGACTCCAAATAGTTCAGGTTTCCGTGACATAACGGTTATGAGGCGCAGCGGGTTCACCGCTGCCGCCGATGGTTAGATCACTGACTTACATCAAATGTTGATGACAGTTCAGATATAATACTCTCGCTTATATTATTCATAATTGAAACGACGGCAGCTTTCACATTGACAGTATTCTTCAGATTACAATGAATTGTTTTCCATTGTTGCCCGTCGAGAGTTTCTCTTTGGTTCCAACTAACCTCATTTTCTTTTTCATACTTATAGAATATTGCCAATTTTGATTTCGAAAATACAAAAACAATAAACGCCTTATACCATGATATATTTTGTTCTTTTGGCACGAGATTTATTTCTATTGCGTTGCATGGAGCAGGTGCCGTTAATTGGAGACCATCAACAACATCTCTGTACTTTGTAACCGTTTTGTACTCATATTTCTTTTGTCTCCCGAACATTCTTGATACAGAAATTGCTGCGTATATATCAGAATAATCATCTTGTATTTCAACCCTTTCCTTTGCTTCGTACTCCTCCTCTGTATATGTCACTTTTGCAAAGTATGGCTCTTTCTCTTCAGACAGCCAACTGCCGATTGCTTTTATACCAGTAATGTCATTATAGCTTTTCTTTATTTCAATATTGACATCATATAACTGCTTTAATAGGTCACCAAAATCGTGAGCTGTGACAGTATCAACCATACCTGATAAGGACATTTGAGCTTCTTGCTCGCTGCAAAACTCAATTGCTTTTGTTTTAATTGTTTCTACTAACCTAGTTTCAAATGATTGAGCTGGCAACTGGCCAGCCTCATTGTTTTGTTGCTTTGTTTCTTGATTCTCATCTGAACCTTTTATTGCCTTTATCAAATCATCAGAAACTTCACAAAAAACCTCTATGTTATGTGCTTGTTGAATAAACAGTGGAGTTTGTCGGGATGTGACTGCCTTGTCATCGGATATGAAGGCCATTAAATCACGATATCGAACCGTCTTCCCAGAATAGGAAACAATTGCGTCTGCAAAGCTTTTTGTAAATAGGCTGTAAT from Citrifermentans bremense harbors:
- a CDS encoding caspase family protein; this encodes MGKKIAILIGVSKYDHEVALPPCENDLRMVTDIIKGASKYDDYIVIGNSPKGSDAKSDIATFIRKYQSQKIEEVFFYYTGHGTRYSGDFLFVFSDFVKDKIEQTSLRNSELDSMLKSLSPALAIKVVDACQAGTEYIKSVGDLEDIFKKSATSNFDKTYFFFSCTSSENSVAVKDYSLFTKSFADAIVSYSGKTVRYRDLMAFISDDKAVTSRQTPLFIQQAHNIEVFCEVSDDLIKAIKGSDENQETKQQNNEAGQLPAQSFETRLVETIKTKAIEFCSEQEAQMSLSGMVDTVTAHDFGDLLKQLYDVNIEIKKSYNDITGIKAIGSWLSEEKEPYFAKVTYTEEEYEAKERVEIQDDYSDIYAAISVSRMFGRQKKYEYKTVTKYRDVVDGLQLTAPAPCNAIEINLVPKEQNISWYKAFIVFVFSKSKLAIFYKYEKENEVSWNQRETLDGQQWKTIHCNLKNTVNVKAAVVSIMNNISESIISELSSTFDVSQ
- a CDS encoding site-specific integrase produces the protein MASFLRIRNGNFYLRMRVPADLRKTFPDTEILKSLRTKDPKTARLSASCLRPRFLEVFTLTRCGFITDDQARNRIAEMLNRKPKDVLSAQAVEGQPTPSPSAPNLKKVIEQYSSDHKSAWTPKTALEYESYFKLLLDIIGDQSVTKITRDVVRDVRDTLTKLPAHVYKKHPGMTIQQVIALPNITPMSTTTVNKLLTILGSLMRHCIKEGFRRDNPTEGLKIQKTRRADEERKAYTREDIRKIISVLPSPASKPERYWGPLIGAYSGMRLGEICGLHVADIKQVDGVWCFDVNELDEKRLKNASSTRLVPIHPRLINKGLLEFVETVRNAGNIKLWPDLVRRDIDGFCPALGNWYSRFNRQYVTDDKLKTFHSFRHSVANGLKQLGVQEVMISEILGHANSSITSGRYGKRYQPKLLLEVISMLDYEGDEKAGGGWETTEPSASSDRTTSS